A stretch of Equus przewalskii isolate Varuska chromosome 11, EquPr2, whole genome shotgun sequence DNA encodes these proteins:
- the CHST1 gene encoding carbohydrate sulfotransferase 1 — protein MQCSWKAVLLLALASIAIQYTAIRTFTAKSFHTCPGLAEAGLAERLCEEGPTFAYNLSRKTHVLILATTRSGSSFVGQLFNQHLDVFYLFEPLYHVQNTLIPRFTQGKNPADRRVMLGASRDLLRSLYDCDLYFLENYIKPPPVNHTTDRIFRRGASRVLCSRPVCDPPGSGDLVLEEGDCVRKCGLLNLTVAAEACRERSHVAIKTVRVPEVNDLRALVEDPRLNLKVIQLVRDPRGILASRSETFRDTYRLWRLWYGTGRKPYNLDVTQLTTVCEDFSNSVSTGLTRPPWLKGKYMLVRYEDLARNPMKKTEEIYGFLGIPLDSHVARWIQNNTQGDPALGKHKYGTVRNSAATAENWRFRLSYDIVAFAQNACQRVLAQLGYRMAASEQELKDPSISLVEERDFRPFS, from the coding sequence ATGCAATGTTCCTGGAAGGCCGTCCTCCTCCTTGCTCTGGCCTCCATCGCCATTCAGTACACGGCCATCCGCACCTTCACCGCCAAGTCCTTCCACACGTGCCCCGGGCTGGCGGAGGCCGGCCTGGCCGAGCGGCTCTGCGAGGAGGGCCCCACCTTCGCTTATAACCTCTCCCGCAAGACCCACGTCCTCATCTTGGCCACCACGCGCAGCGGCTCGTCCTTCGTGGGCCAGCTCTTCAACCAGCACCTGGACGTCTTCTACCTGTTCGAGCCGCTCTACCACGTGCAGAACACGCTCATCCCGCGCTTCACCCAGGGCAAGAACCCCGCCGACCGGCGCGTGATGCTGGGCGCCAGCCGCGACCTCCTGCGGAGCCTGTACGACTGTGACCTCTACTTCCTGGAGAACTACATCAAGCCGCCGCCCGTCAACCACACCACCGACAGGATCTTCCGCCGCGGCGCCAGCAGGGTGCTGTGCTCGCGCCCCGTGTGCGACCCTCCGGGCTCCGGCGACCTGGTGCTGGAGGAGGGCGACTGCGTGCGCAAGTGCGGCCTGCTGAACCTGACCGTGGCCGCCGAGGCCTGTCGCGAGCGCAGCCACGTGGCCATCAAGACCGTGCGGGTGCCCGAGGTGAACGACCTGCGGGCCCTGGTTGAGGACCCCCGGCTCAACCTCAAGGTCATCCAGCTGGTCCGCGACCCGCGTGGCATCCTGGCTTCCCGCAGCGAGACCTTCCGCGACACGTACCGGCTCTGGCGGCTGTGGTACGGCACCGGGAGGAAACCCTACAACCTGGACGTGACGCAGCTGACCACCGTGTGCGAGGACTTCTCCAACTCCGTGTCCACCGGCCTCACCCGGCCGCCGTGGCTCAAGGGCAAGTACATGCTGGTGCGCTACGAGGACCTGGCCAGGAACCCCATGAAGAAGACCGAGGAGATCTATGGCTTCCTGGGCATCCCCCTGGACAGCCACGTGGCCCGCTGGATCCAGAACAACACGCAGGGGGACCCCGCCTTGGGCAAGCACAAATACGGCACCGTGCGCAACTCGGCGGCCACGGCCGAGAACTGGCGCTTCCGCCTGTCCTATGACATTGTGGCCTTCGCCCAGAACGCCTGCCAGCGGGTGCTGGCGCAGCTGGGCTACCGGATGGCCGCCTCGGAGCAGGAGCTCAAGGACCCCTCCATCAGTCTGGTGGAGGAGCGGGACTTCCGCCCTTTCTCGTGA